The sequence CGGATATAAAGAAATTATTTCCCGTGTTGTTGGTCAAGGTGTGTATTCTCAAATGAAATTTGAGTCGGGCGCTCACCGCGTACAGCGTGTGCCCGAAACCGAATCTCAGGGGCGCATTCATACGTCGGCGTGCACAGTTGCTATTATGCCGGAGGCTGATGAAGCCGAAGATGTTGATATCAATAAAGGTGATTTACGCATAGATACCTTCCGTGCATCGGGAGCGGGTGGTCAGCACGTTAACAAAACGGATTCAGCCATTCGCATCACGCACGTACCTACAGGCCTTGTGGTTGAATGTCAGGATGAACGTTCACAGCATAAAAACAAAGCAAAGGCGATGTCGTTATTAGCGGCACGCTTAAATAATGCTGAATCCGAAAAAGCCGCCGCAGAACAGGCCAGTGAGCGTAAAAGCTTAGTCGGAAGTGGCGATAGGTCCGAGCGTATTCGTACCTATAATTATCCTCAAGGACGTGTAACGGATCACCGTATCAATTTAACCTTGTATAAACTTGACGAGATTATGCAGGGCGGTTTAGACGATGTTGTGCAGCCTCTCGTGAATGAACATCAAGCTGACCAATTAGCCGCTCTGGCGAATTAATGAGTGAGCGCTCTGTTGCGGTTACGTTAAAACGTGCCGCTGAGTTACAAACGGTCAGCGATAGCGCTCGGCTGGATACTGAATTATTACTCAGTCATGTTTTAGATAAGAATCGCACATGGCTTTTTACTTGGCCTGAAAAGCAGTTGTCTGAAAGCCAAATGCAAGCCTTCGATAGACTGTTTCGGCGTCGATTGAACGGCGAGCCTATCGCCCATATTCTGGGTGAAAAAGAATTTTGGTCCCTTCCTTTTTATGTAGATGCATCCACTCTTATTCCTCGCCCCGATACCGAGCGGTTAGTTGAATGTACGCTAGAGCGGGCAGGGGGAAACTCAGCGCTATTAGATTTAGGTACCGGCACTGGCGCAATTGCGCTAGCGTTGGCCAGTGAAATGCCCTGTGCAACAATAATCGCTGTCGATAAATCCGAGAAGGCTGTGGCATTGGCTACCCGCAACCGGGATCGTTTGCAATTGTCGAATGTAACGTTGCGCGTGAGCGATTGGTTTGAAGCACTGAAAGGCGAACGGTTTGATTTTATTGTGAGTAATCCACCCTATATCGATGCAAACGATCCACACTTGAACGAGGGTGATGTTGCCTTCGAGCCGGCTAGCGCGTTGGTGGCTCAAGATCAGGGTATAGCGGACATTCACACGATTATTGCCGAAGCACCGTTGTATTTGGGCGATAACGGTTTGTTGTTGTTGGAGCATGGCTGGCAGCAGGCGGCTTTAGTGCGAGACTTGTTCAAACGGTACGGTTTTCGTGAGGTGCAAACCTTTAATGATATTGGGGGTAATGAGCGTGTGACTCTTGCCAAAAAACCTCTTGATGCATGTGCTTCCAATAGGAGCGAATGAAAAAAATGAATGATCAGCAGTTGCTCCGTTACAGCCGCCATATTTTATTAGCCTCTGTAGGCGTGGAAGGGCAAGAGCGCTTTATAGAGAGCCGTGTGCTTATTGTTGGCTTGGGAGGGTTAGGCTCGCCCGTTGCACTTTATTTAGCGGCATCAGGTATTGGTGAGTTGGTGATAGTGGATGATGACAGCGTTGAAGAAACCAACTTGCAGCGACAAATTATTCATACGGAAAAATCCCTTGGTAAAACAAAAGTCACTTCAGCGCAAGGCGCATTAGAAGAATTGAATTCAACTGTAGAGTTGTTTGTTTTTGATAAGCGATTATCAGGGCAGGAGCTGTTGCAGCAAGTGGAGCAAGCAACTGTAGTGGTGGATTGTTCCGATAATTTCACCACCCGAAAACAATTGAACCACGCTTGTTATACCTTAAATACACCCTTGGTTTCAGGTGCGGCTATTCGTTTAGAAGGGCAGTTAACAGTTTTTGATTTTCGCAATGAGCAAAGCCCGTGTTATGAATGCTTATACCAACTTACGGGTGATGAAGATTTAAGTTGCGCAAACAATGGCGTGCTCTCGCCCGTAGTGGGTGTTGTGGGAGCATCGCAGGCTTTAGAGGCGCTAAAGTTAATTGGCGGTTTTGGTAAACCAATGGTAGGGCAGCTAGGTTTATTTGATGGCGGCGCAAATGTTTGGCGTTATTTAACGATTAACAAAGATCCTGCATGTGGGTGTTGTGGCAAAGCAGGGAGTGTTTGACGAGAGGCTTCTCGTGATGTTTATCCTATGTTTACGAACGTCCAGCGCGTATTTCTTGTAGATAAAAAGGGATCATTTTTTCTAAATACAGATTGTCTTCTTTTTTTGCGGTTCTATCGATCGATAGAACACTCGCATCACCAACCAATACCAGCGAGTCAGGTGCAATAATATACTCCTCAATGCTATCGATTTGGCAGCAGGTTTTGTTCAAATGCCAGCCGGTACGAAGGCTTATCTGCGTATTCGAGAGGATTATTTTTGAGCTGCCAACAAACCCCAAAAACATATGAACAGCCAAAACATCAATAACGCCTATTATGATATTGGCCACCATAGACTGCCCTTTCGTCATAAATACTAGGAGAACGGTGGCAATGGCAAACATGCTGACGATAAGTAGACCGGGCGTTAAATTGTGATAGTTAAATGGCGTACTAATGGAGGTTTTATTTTTTAGCTGTTTAACGGTTAATTGCGTGTTTGTGGGCAGAGGAATAGGCTGAAAGTGAAGGCCGTGTTTTTCCCAGTAGGCTAATAAGGGGAGGTTTAGTTCTTCGTGGCTCCGTACACTATTTTTTGAATATACTCGATTGTGAAAAGGTAGCGCCATTGTGATCGCCATTTTTTCTGCAATGGTCCTTGCGTAAACCGGGGAATCTCCCTCGTAGATAATCGAATTGTTTACGCCTAATAGGCTTATCGGAAAGTAGCTTGCAGTATTGTTTTTTGTTGTTCGTTTCGTTTTTATTCTAAGAACGATTGCTTTTGCTTTTTTATGGCTAAAACGTATTTTTTTAAAGACAAATATGAATCGTTTTTGCAGGGTTAAGGTTTTGTGTTCGTTATCGATGACGAGCGTTTTTCGATAGAGCAACCGGTATAACCCCAGCAGCGCCAGTGCTACGGCTATGTAGCGTTCTAAGAATTGAGTTTGAACACTGCCTTGGCTAATGTTTTGACTGATTAACAAAGCAACGGATAGCCAGAAAAAACCTGATAAATAGTGTTTGTAGGGTTCTACAAGAAGGTCTATTGAATGTGTCATATTTAAAATATTGATCGTTATCTTTTGTTGCCGAGTGTAAAGTCATTTTTTCGAGGTTTAAAACGAAAAAAGCCCTGCTTGTTTAGCAGGGCTTCAGATTACACTATATTTGAACTTAGTATTTGTATGTGGCTTCCAAAGCGATCGTCATGGGGCGACGGACAAAACTATAATGGGTGTTAGTGCCAAACTGGCTGTCAGAAAGAGGAGCATTACCGGTGTAGGTTACTACTTTTTCGTCGAGCAAGTTCTTGCCTAAAATACCTACGCTCCAATTATTACTTTCGAGTCCAAGGCGTAATCCCATCATGTTGTAGCCATCGATTTCACCACTCGGGTCGAGATTGACGTGAACCTGATGAGCGCCGACGTGCTGCCAATCGAGTACGCTAATAAAATCGATATTGTTGCCAAGCGAATGCACGTAGTCGAGAGAGAAGTTGAAGGTCATTTCGGGTGTGTAAACACCACGTTTTCCTGTGTAATCACACGCGTCTGCAATTGTGTCGCCGTCGCTATCGGTATTGGGGGTTTGACCGGCAAAACAGTTACCGTTCTCAAAATCTTTGTATTCAAAATCGAGGAACGAGAAGCCGTAAAACGCGGTTAAGTTGTCCACGACCAGCCAGCGACCGTCAACCTCCAAACCTTGTACAACGGTTTCTTTTGCGTTGCCCACGTTAAAGCCTACGCCACCATCAAACTGGCTGATTTGTAAATCTTCGTAGGTGGTATGGTAAAGCGCAAAGTTGAGTTCGAGACGACCGTCCGCGAGGGTGTTTTTCATCCCTAGCTCCATGGCATTCGCGGTCTCGTTGTCAAATTCGAAATATTGTAGAGGGTTCTCTTCCTCTGCTGGAGGAGCCGGTGCCGCAGGGTTGGCCGCACGGAAATCAAATAAACCGACACGGTTCGAGCGAGGGTCGAAGCCACCGGCTTTAAAGCCTGTAGTGAACGAGCCGTACATCATCATGTCGCCGCTAATATCGTACTCAACATTAATAAGCGGCGTAAATGCAGATTCGTCGCGACTACCTTTAACATCGTAGCCGGCGTGCATGAGTGGCGTTGTACCGTCAGCACCAACAAATGCGGTATTGTTCTCGACGAGAAATACACCCATATAAGTGCTGCCTATCGCAGGATCCGAAAGCACTTCGTCGGTGATAAGTGATACCGCGTTTACTTCTTTAGTGGCGTCTTTGGTTTCTTCGGTGTAACGAGCGCCGAGTGTTAGGTGCCATGCGTCAGAAATACTCCATGTCGCACGACCAAATAAAGCCCATGCTGTGGAGGACTGTTCGAAATCGCGGCGAATTCCGGTGTTGGTTAGTACGGGGTAGGTGTCGGCCAGTACATTTCCTTCGGCTAAATTAATTTGATCGTCAAAGACTTGATCATAATTTTGAATGAATGCGCCGGCTAGCCATTCGACTGTCTCGCCCATAGGCGACGCAATACGAATTTCATGGCTGGTTTGTTCGTAATCTTCATTTAGTTCTACAGGCACAATATCGGCGGGTACAAAATCACAGTCGCAAAGTTCGTTGTAGCTAAAATCCAGTAAGCCGGTAATCCACGTTACGGTGTGCTCACCGAGTGCGTAATCGGCTTTAAAGGTGAAGTTGTTGATTGTGTTATCACTGTGCTCAGCGGTATCCGCTTGGCGTATGAGATCGGTTTCACTTTCGAAACCTGGGCGGCTCAACACTCCTTGCAGAACTTCGTTGTAAGTAAGGCCGTAGGGAGAGCTGGCCAGTACTTCGTCTTGAGTAATTTCGATTGCGCGGCCGGTTGTCTCAAATGTATGTTGCTCGGCTTTAACATAGATGTCGAGGTTGTCAGAGGCTTGCCATGTCACACTTAAACGCGCGCTGTCTTCGGTACGCTCAGGCTGGTCAGCATCTAAATAACTGTTATACATATAGCCGTCGTCAGTTAAATGACGAATGGCGAGACGCGCCTGTACGTTGTCGCTTAAACCGCCGGAGAGCATGCCGTTAAGTTCGGTGGTATTGAACTCTAGCTCTTGAGAAACAGAGGCGCGTGCTTCGAAATCATGGGTCGGTAGCGCCGAGGTTAAGTTTAAGGCCCCAGCAATACTGTTTTTACCGAAGAGCGTGCTTTGTGGGCCTCGAAGTAATTCTGCGCGTTCCATATCCATCATGGGGGATCGGAATAATTGTGCTCGGCCGTAGTAAACACCGTCGAGGTACATGCCTACAGACTGTTCGAAACCTTGGCTGTTATCGGAGCCAATGCCACGCACTCGAACTTGGGTACTAAGGCCTGTTTCAGTGAAATGAATGTTAGGCATGTGGAGGGTTAAATCACCCAGGTTTTCGATGCCAGCCGATTCGAGTTTTTCGCCGCTAATCGTGGCAACCGAAAGAGGAACTTCTTGTAGGTTTTCTGCACGCTTTTGTGACGTGACAATGATCTCTTCTAACCCTTGGGCGGCAGTTAAAGCAGAAAGCTGCGCCGCGGCTATACCAATGGCAATCGCAAGGGGTTTGCGGATAAAAGTCATTTTTGTCTGTGTAAATCGGCTCATTGTTCCTCCGGTTTATTATTATCTTTTTGTGCGTGGTCGGAGTATAGGATACACCGTTACCAAAAATGTACCCCTAAGTGCGGGTTTAATTTCAATCATGACAAAAAGAATCAAGGGTTATTACAAAACGGTTCGAAATATAACAATTTAGTCCTTATCGCGCATCGTAATATTCGCGGTACCACGCGACAAAAAGGTTAATTCCGTGCTGAATGCTCGTTTCCGGCTTAAAACCGACGTCGCGCACGAGTGCGCTTACGTCTGCACAGGTCGAGGGAACGTCACCTTGCTGCATTGGCATCATGTTTTTTTCTGCTGTTTTACCTAAGGCTTGTTCGATAGCGCCGACGAAATCCATTAATTTTACGGGGCTATTGTTACCGATATTGTAGACTTTAAAGGGACAATAGCTTTCAGAAGGATTTGGTTTTTCACCGTCCCACGATTGGCTGGCTTCCGGGATTTTATCAGTGGCGCGTACAACGCCTTCTACAATGTCATCGATGTAGGTGAAGTCGCGAGCCATTTCGCCGTTGTTAAAAATATTGATAGGCTTGTCGTCGAGAATGCCTTTGGTGAAGAGCATGGGTGCCATGTCGGGGCGTCCCCATGGGCCATATACCGTAAAGAAACGCAGGCCTGTGGTGGGCAGCTTGTAAAGGTTGCTGTACGAATGGGCCATGAGTTCGTTAGATTTTTTACTAGCGGCGTACAGTGATACGGGGTGATCAACATTATGTTGTTCGGAGAATGGCTGTAATTTGTTTGCGCCATAAACGGAGCTAGACGACGCATAAACGAGATGAGGCACCTTTGTATGGCGGCATCCTTCAAGAATATTGAGGAAGCCCACAATATTAGAGTTAATGTACGCGCGGGGGTTTTCTATTGAGTAACGCACGCCGGCTTGTGCCGCGAGGTTTACTACTCTATCGAACTGGTATTGTTTGAAGAGCGCTTCAATACCGGTATCGTCCGCTAAATCTAACTTTTGAAATTCAAAGTTGGGATATTTATCGAGTAGCGCCAAGCGAGAGTGTTTGAGCTGGACATCGTAATAGTCGTTGAGATTATCGATTCCAATAACATCATCGCCGCGTTTAGCAAATGCTTCTGAAAGGGCTTGGCCAAT is a genomic window of Teredinibacter purpureus containing:
- the prfA gene encoding peptide chain release factor 1, with protein sequence MKDSIKEKLDNLVERYDEVGALLGDPGIIGDQNKFRDLGREYAELEPVVKCFQEYSSVSDNITEARSLMDDSDPDMREMGVEEFKANEALLEPLELQLQKLLLPKDPNDTKNVFLEVRAGTGGDEAAIFSGDLFRMYSRYAENRGWRVEVISESLGDHGGYKEIISRVVGQGVYSQMKFESGAHRVQRVPETESQGRIHTSACTVAIMPEADEAEDVDINKGDLRIDTFRASGAGGQHVNKTDSAIRITHVPTGLVVECQDERSQHKNKAKAMSLLAARLNNAESEKAAAEQASERKSLVGSGDRSERIRTYNYPQGRVTDHRINLTLYKLDEIMQGGLDDVVQPLVNEHQADQLAALAN
- the prmC gene encoding peptide chain release factor N(5)-glutamine methyltransferase is translated as MSERSVAVTLKRAAELQTVSDSARLDTELLLSHVLDKNRTWLFTWPEKQLSESQMQAFDRLFRRRLNGEPIAHILGEKEFWSLPFYVDASTLIPRPDTERLVECTLERAGGNSALLDLGTGTGAIALALASEMPCATIIAVDKSEKAVALATRNRDRLQLSNVTLRVSDWFEALKGERFDFIVSNPPYIDANDPHLNEGDVAFEPASALVAQDQGIADIHTIIAEAPLYLGDNGLLLLEHGWQQAALVRDLFKRYGFREVQTFNDIGGNERVTLAKKPLDACASNRSE
- a CDS encoding HesA/MoeB/ThiF family protein, whose product is MNDQQLLRYSRHILLASVGVEGQERFIESRVLIVGLGGLGSPVALYLAASGIGELVIVDDDSVEETNLQRQIIHTEKSLGKTKVTSAQGALEELNSTVELFVFDKRLSGQELLQQVEQATVVVDCSDNFTTRKQLNHACYTLNTPLVSGAAIRLEGQLTVFDFRNEQSPCYECLYQLTGDEDLSCANNGVLSPVVGVVGASQALEALKLIGGFGKPMVGQLGLFDGGANVWRYLTINKDPACGCCGKAGSV
- a CDS encoding TonB-dependent receptor; its protein translation is MSRFTQTKMTFIRKPLAIAIGIAAAQLSALTAAQGLEEIIVTSQKRAENLQEVPLSVATISGEKLESAGIENLGDLTLHMPNIHFTETGLSTQVRVRGIGSDNSQGFEQSVGMYLDGVYYGRAQLFRSPMMDMERAELLRGPQSTLFGKNSIAGALNLTSALPTHDFEARASVSQELEFNTTELNGMLSGGLSDNVQARLAIRHLTDDGYMYNSYLDADQPERTEDSARLSVTWQASDNLDIYVKAEQHTFETTGRAIEITQDEVLASSPYGLTYNEVLQGVLSRPGFESETDLIRQADTAEHSDNTINNFTFKADYALGEHTVTWITGLLDFSYNELCDCDFVPADIVPVELNEDYEQTSHEIRIASPMGETVEWLAGAFIQNYDQVFDDQINLAEGNVLADTYPVLTNTGIRRDFEQSSTAWALFGRATWSISDAWHLTLGARYTEETKDATKEVNAVSLITDEVLSDPAIGSTYMGVFLVENNTAFVGADGTTPLMHAGYDVKGSRDESAFTPLINVEYDISGDMMMYGSFTTGFKAGGFDPRSNRVGLFDFRAANPAAPAPPAEEENPLQYFEFDNETANAMELGMKNTLADGRLELNFALYHTTYEDLQISQFDGGVGFNVGNAKETVVQGLEVDGRWLVVDNLTAFYGFSFLDFEYKDFENGNCFAGQTPNTDSDGDTIADACDYTGKRGVYTPEMTFNFSLDYVHSLGNNIDFISVLDWQHVGAHQVHVNLDPSGEIDGYNMMGLRLGLESNNWSVGILGKNLLDEKVVTYTGNAPLSDSQFGTNTHYSFVRRPMTIALEATYKY
- a CDS encoding NAD-dependent epimerase, which produces MKILVTGAAGFIGQALSEAFAKRGDDVIGIDNLNDYYDVQLKHSRLALLDKYPNFEFQKLDLADDTGIEALFKQYQFDRVVNLAAQAGVRYSIENPRAYINSNIVGFLNILEGCRHTKVPHLVYASSSSVYGANKLQPFSEQHNVDHPVSLYAASKKSNELMAHSYSNLYKLPTTGLRFFTVYGPWGRPDMAPMLFTKGILDDKPINIFNNGEMARDFTYIDDIVEGVVRATDKIPEASQSWDGEKPNPSESYCPFKVYNIGNNSPVKLMDFVGAIEQALGKTAEKNMMPMQQGDVPSTCADVSALVRDVGFKPETSIQHGINLFVAWYREYYDAR